The sequence aattgAACCAGTCCTGAAGTCATTCCAGTTTTGTGTGTCTTATCAATCAGACATTCAGAGAATGGTCTTTGGGTGCGATGTCTAAGGCTGAGAGAAATACATTTAAGCGTGAAAGTAGTTTTTCATTTAGATTGAGCCAAACAACATGTTATAGGGGTGAtatggctaaaacaaatattatcgtttgttttagatgtaatgcaatgcgtatacaggatttaaggttcaaaaacgctgtattttccacatcctgtgcatgtttgtatctcctctttgccccgcctcttgCCTTTTTTTacgaagctcatcgctctgaaaagcaaggtgtgctatgattggccagttaacaagtgcatagtgattggtcgaatactgcaagtgtgcctcttaccatatttggaccatcaggttccaaagcaattgtactgacaggtacgcccaccttacttgcgtatacatttgggcggtcttagtcaaatcacaccacgaactgacgtggatttgtgggggtgtggcagTTCGTGGAACTGAACCATCAGTTCGTGGTGCTGGGCGCTTCGTTTCTAGTGCTGGGCAGTATGACCAAAAATTCATATAACGGTGTTTTCCAGATTTATACCGGTTTCCCGGTACATGGCGGTATTTTTTTACCACATTTTCTACTGATTGAGAGAGGAAATAGTGCTGTTGATTGACTTAAATGCCCTTTTatactgtcatggtgacagtgaCAGTATCCCTATAATAACTGCAAAGTTTAGACTTCTTTAACAGCTGAATAGCATGTGAAGGTAACttgcatacataatatttaagcaaataaatagagaacTGGGCtcgaaattaacttttttccttGGAAGCACTGGTGCTCCCAACTTCAAGAATTAGGagcattcacccaaaaattaatagTTGAATacaaaatagtaacaatttaccattaaaacatgcatgtgatgtctattgtgttttacatagtcacaatggcttaatgatttcctgaaatcatattttttaatcataaaacaaaggcttaaattagatatgtgagaggaaagcgatcgcatcacgctgtcaatcctccttactgacccttatttctcatcaaagcatatagagaaacagttcaaactaaaaacacatcatattatatgcttatattgagcaGATATGAGGGGAACACGagcgttttttgaaaatgtttgttcgtgagtatatttaatataacgtaATGCGACCTTGCAATTGCTACACTTGTGCTGCTGTTCAGCCGCGAGGTGCGTGCTCCCATTGCGACGGGAAAGACATATGTAACGTCACCGCTCATGCACGAGACGCACGCAGACATCCAAACGCCTCCGTTTAGTGcatgtttatatagaaaaattatGATAGAGTAGTGCCGCGGCATACAAAGACgcattctgtgtgaatggccGGTCACTGTGCAACAGTGAAAAGGGACCCCACTGAAACAGTGTTGCGCTTTGCCGCGTTCCGCACGTTGTTTAAGCGACATACATACACCGGTAATGCGGTATATTAAAAattcatatcataacaaaaatacacaccggtATTCGGTATGAACCGGTATATCGCCCAACACTAGGTGttgttacacgaggcgtttcaggcaggtctgggtgagcattcgcttttagatagaatgcatcttttgttccaacactttaattattatttttccaaaataataaaaaaaattctgtatttTGTGGCGTCTAAGccacaaaagaagacaaaaaAGCCCAGGGTAATTTGTTTCTGAATGGATGAAGAATTGCCGAGGCATTTAAGTGTATTATCGGATATTATGTGGCTGATTTTTTGTCATTGAAAGCAAAGTGTTGTGAGGAAATGTAGAATTGTCCCTTATATATTAGATACAGGCCTGTTATAGGTCTCTGTCTCCGGTTTTCATAAAATTAGGCTGGTTGTAATTGAATGGGGGCAGTTTACGTCTAGGATAGTTAGAGAAGAATTTGTTCTTTTTCAGAGATGCCTTCTGAACACAGGCTTTTTAACTTGGTTTGTTCGCCAACAACAGAATTTTCCTCCTCGGGAAACAACGTTAACCCACCTTTCTGGGAAACCGGGTCAAAAAAAGAAGCATTTAATCTTATTGCGATGAATTTGAGGTTTTTGAgattttcctttcttttttgaatgggttttgatGCTGGGCTAGTCTGTTACGGCTAGCTTTAAGATCTCTACATTCACTGTCTGTTGTGATGCGGAAAAGGATGgcattccttttttttttttgaagtgaTGACCAGAAGGCCGTTCAACTTTGAGTTTATTGCTGGCGTAAAAGCGCCGTCCATAAAGAACAATTCGGCAGAATTTTTGGCACAACCCTGAGACGGTCCTATTAAAAAGTTTGGTTCACCATTTGCCTGCCATGTCATTCGTCACTTTTAGCTGCACTTCAAATGGAGGGCCGATTGCCCCAACAGTCTGCCGGGGCCCTTCGGGGAACACGGGCAGCTCAGAATGAGGTGACAGCGTCTGACATCTAAGACTCAACAAGATTAAAGAAACAATTGAGAAAAATAAGGGGGAAAGCAAGGGCTGCGTGGTCGTGCGTTTTATGCGCCTTGATTTTTTTAAGCTGTCCACGGAGAGCTGTATTTCATTGTTTGGTTGAGGGGATCGTGAATGGGGATGGCTTTATTGGAGGACAGGATTGTATCTGTCATGGCCTCTTTGTGTGTCTCCACAGAGAGGATCAGATGAACTGTTGTCCAGCGGCGTGTATAACAACCCCAGTTCTGGGTTTAGCAGCATCAGTGGTAAGTCGAAATTTTCCATAACCCCCCACCCAACCCACTGGTTATGTGCACTGCACATCTTACCACAGCTGATCCAACATAGTTTCAAGGCTTCGTTTATTAAAGGATCTCAATAGGATTTCCGAAATAAACAAGAAATGAAAAAGGATAACTTTGAGGACCATTACATCTTTCAGGTCATCTGACTCATCATTAGACAAAAAAGATTTATTGTCATACCTACAAGAGGTTGTTTTAGTTTATATGGTGTTTATCTACAATTCTCACATTCTTTAATTCACCCTTACTCATCacaatgtcattccaaacctgtttgaattTCTTCTGctttacacaaaagaagatattttgaagagtgttggtaaccaaacaacattggcccccattgacttccactggatgggcacaaaaccactgaaacatctctcaaaatatcttctgcgtttcacagaagaaagagtcataaacagaTTTTGATCAACATGaagctgaataaatgatggcagaagtTTTTATTTTGAGAGACAATCGCGTTAATGTGCAATTCGTGTATGTTCATCTCTCAAATCCTCTAAATAAGTAAAAATCCTATTTCCAGGTGCAACGTCCAACGGCAGCgatagcaaaaaacaaaaagtcGAAGACAGAGTAGGTGATTCATTGCCGTCTCGCGTTCTCCACATCCGAAAGCTGCCCAGTGACGTCTCGGAAGCGGAGATCATCTCCCTCGGACTTCCTTTCGGAAAGGTCACCAACATCCTCACTCTAAAAGGCAAAAACCAGGTGCGTGATCCAGCATCCGACTGCTTTCACCCCAAACTTCATCATGTCTGTAATTCGGTGTGTCGTGAGAGAATAGTTCAACTCTTGTCTCACACATATTCTTCAGGCGTTTCTGGAGCTGAGCACAGAGGAAGCTGCCATGACAATGGTCAATTATTACTCCGCTGTCACGCCTCACGTCCGCAACATGCCTGTTTACATTCAGTACTCCAATCATAAGGAACTAAAGACCGACAATTCAAACCAGGtaatgactgactgactgactgacatCCGATTCAATGGAGAGATCAAAATCTAATCATAGATTTGATTTCTTGGCCGGTATGTTTAACCATGCGTCTACGTCTTCTAGTCAGGTGGGACTCCCACGTCCAACTCGAGTGATGGTGGAGGTTCcccatccagtccggtgctgaGGATAATCATAGATAACATGTTTTACCCCGTCACCCTGGATGTGCTTCAACAGGTAGGGAACACCGCAGATCGGCTTTAGTCATAGCTTTAGACCTAAATTGAAGATATACTATTGGATGATGTCTTGTTGATGCTGGGTGTTAAttcttgaatgtttttttccttcTGTTGGTAGCTCCTCAATGCTCTGCTTtctctgtcaatagatcttttCAAAGTTCGGCACCGTCATGAAAATCATCACGTTCACCAAGAACAATCAGTTTCAGGCCCTCTTGCAGTTCAACGATCCAGCCAGTGCGCAGCAAGCTAAAGTGGTGGGTTCTCAGCGGCATAAAGCTCGTTTTTAAGTCCAAAGCATACTTCGGTTTTACGTGTACGCTAGCGTATACCTTCGGCCACAAATATGGTTTGCGCTCTGCGATAGTTTGGTGCCTGCTATCGCAAAAGGTTCCGGCCGTGTCCGGAGGCTACGATGCGCTGCTGATGGCAATCGTGCACGAAGGCTAGCGCACGCTTAGACCGAAGTATACTTAGGGCGGAGGTGCCACGTTTTCTCTACCTCTCTATCTCGCTATCTTTCTATCTTtccatatttatttttctagGCTCTAGATGGACAGAACATATACAACGCCTGCTGCACCCTTCGCATAGACTACTCAAAACTCGTCAACCTGAATGTGAAGTATAACAATGATAAGAGCAGAGACTACACAAGACCGGAGCTTCCTGCTGGAGACGGGCAGCCCCCTTTGGACCTGTCTGTGGCCGCTGCTCTGGGTAAAGACTCCAGCTCCCTGCTCGGTAAGATCCCAGGTATCTCACTTTTTCTATctattttgtcttattttcgTTTTCAACACTCATGTAACTAGGGATGAGAATTTATCGATTGTGGTTGCATATTTGTTTTCACTTGAAGGGACAAGAAATGTTAGGTCAAGGCTGgtttttctttattataaaaaagaatgtttttttaaagaaccagTTCACTGAACAAAATAAAGAGTCATTTGTTTACAACTTGGTTTATAATTcttgtattgtgttttaaaatctTGAAGGATTGTTTCTGACGCACTAGTTTTTAAAGACAAAATGCAACCGGTGGTGAATAAGAGCCAATTCTCATTTCCCAACcctgcttgttttgtttgtgttcatcatGTCTCACCCAAAACTGTCATCCGTACGCAGCGTGATTGTTTCGAGTGCCGCTGACCGAGGACAGTATTTAAATCAGCCTTACACAGACTCTCTGAATggcatgaaaatgaaaatagaaaGCCGTGTTTATGAAAGAAAGAATATAATTGGAATGCGCTCTTAAGTACTGTAAAATGTCACATAGGCCCGCGTCTCCGAGTGCCTTCGCTGACCTTTTCTCAGAGATCTGCTCATAAGGCCTCTTAATTTAAAATGCAGTTTGACATTTCCCCTGCTACGAAATCAAGCAGGTATTTTATTGATATTAGGATTAAAATTATTAGGTTTTAAAATCCCACGTCATCTAACCTGCTCCCACTCGCATCTGGATAAAGAACTAATGTTTTACCTGCCTATTTTTGGCAGTCACATGGGCTGATGGGGGACGTCTACTCATTTTTTTGCCACTCAGATTTAGCAATTATGTGCTCTGTTGTTCCAAGAAAATTGCTTAATGTTAACCACAACTCCAGGGATTCAACAAGTTTAATCATTTGAAAACCCGCAGGAGAAAGAACTCAACTTTTTCAGTCCAAGCAATGGAACCAGTGCCATAAGAAAACTGGCTCTAGTAATGGCAAGATGAAGGCTTAGGTTGACAGGGAATGCATGAACTGATCAAGCGTGTTCTTTAAATGCAGTGCACGTGCCTTTTGATCAAAGCCAAATGCgtagatgtaaatgtaaaacttgAATTCCTGTTGCCCGCTGTCCGATCTCACTGTCTGCTATCTTGCAGGTGCCCTCAATCCGCTAACCGCAGCCGCCGCAGCTGCAGCCGCAGCCGGTAGAGTCGCCCTTTCAGGTCATTCAGGGACCACCGGGGTTCTGCTTGTCAGTAATCTAAATGAAGAGGTCAGtattctatatatttcatcTTCTCACATTTATACCATGTGTTCCGTTTCGGTTTATCATGCTCCATGTgtgaaatgaagacagaatgtcACTTTCTTTAGTTATACTTCTTGCTGTTGTATAGTTGAAGAGACTCATTGTGACTAGActcactctttaaataaaaacacacttatGAAGAAATATCCAGATTTCACCCCATATCAAAAGGAGAATGTTTGACTGTAAGTTACATTTTAATGCTTACTCGTagtgcaaaatattttttggggggatgAAATATGACCCGGACATTTTGTCACTCCCTTTTCAGAAACCCATTGTGTACGTAGTAAACTTTCACTAAacatctctttctgtctgttttacaatatctctctttcttttttattctctctctctcactgaaCGCTAATGAGTGGTGGATGTCTGCCCATGTGATTTTCAAACCAACAGATTTTCAGTGTTCTTCAAATATCACCTCAATTGTTAATGTGATTTTCTGTGTTCACACCGTAACTTTGAAAGGTGATTGTCATGTCCAGTGTTGAAGCAGCGCTTTGAAAGAAACCCTTCAAACTCTGTTATGTTGTCTGCATGCTTCTTTAAAACTCATAACTCTGCTGTTGTTCATTGGTCATTATCAGATGCTCCTCTTTATTTTGGTTATGAACGTATCCTTACCCTGATACTGGGTATCTACATTTGGCACAATATTTTGCTTCTATAATGTAGAAATGCCTAAAGCAGCCATTCTTGACCAAACTCCTGCATTACCTGTGTACTGACctgtattatattttttgtcccTCCCTTATTTATATTCTGCATTTGCTTTCTCTTCCCCCATTTTGTTTACACTGTCTCTCCCcaccttttttgtttgtttgtttttatacctcacacctttttattcatgcttttttatttgttcctCGGACCCCGTTACTTAACTGCCCCGATCCATGAATCCATGACCACTTCACCATTCTGCGGGAAACCACCCTCCGTTATGGATGATCTGTTCATCTCTGCTCTTCCTCGACTCTTCTATCTGTCCGCTTGCTCCTCTCTCCTTCTAAAGATGGTTACGCCCCAAAGTCTGTTTACCCTCTTCGGTATGTTCTTGTTAGCTCTacctttctgtttgttttttattattcttatttACTGGTATTCATgtgcttatttttatttaaagtcaaCCTGGAATCAGAATTACGTCCCTAATATATATTACTGGTAcagatcttttttttgttcatgtttgttttttattacgttttgcctctctatcgccatctctgtttgaaacataaaattgcaggttacttaacGTACATACCTTTACACGTGTTAAAGTCAGATGACATCAAACAGATATTCTCACGAAATaaacagctcaaattataaatcactAGCATAATCTTACTGTTGTAAATTGGGGTAACGCAACATTTTTgaagacagatttttcatgtactCTCTCAATaacatattattgtttgtttttaaccagAACAAGTTACAGATTTCAGCTTGAAGTATAACttcttttataataataataataataatgatgttaACCTTATTTTAACGGCATCATTATTATAGCATTTCACGTTgactttaaatcattttcattaactTGCTTTTACAGTGCAAGTCTTGCTTTATTTTTCTAGTTTCAtctttttattttggatttattttaGTGCATGTGATCTGTTGGTTTAgtttgcacattttttgttgCATCTGTTCTTTGTAAGTTCAATGAGAGGGTATATCCGGGTCTTCAGACCTGTCGTCAGGTTGTAATTAGTTATCtctattttaataaatgttctgTCACTCTGTCAGTCTATCTTTCACTCTCAGAGTCTCACTCGACGCTCTGTCCCCTCTTctgctttctctctgtctgctgCCTGCTCTCTTCACAGGGGTTTATGGGGACGTGCAGCGTGTGAAGATTCTCTTTAATAAGAAGGATAGTGCGTTGATTCAGATGGCCGATATGAACCAGGCACAGCTTGGTAAGACTACCTGTTAGCTGTTATTGTAGCTATTAATCTGTTTTGAGTTGTTCACCTAAAATTTGatcatcatttaccctcttctcattccaaacttgttcgactttctttcttctgcaaaacacaaaagaagattttttgaagaacgttagtaaccggacaacattgacccccctttgacttccattgtatggacacaaaaccacaaaaggcatttctcaaaacttttgtgtttcatagaaGAACCAAGGtcacacaggttttaaatgacatgaaggttGACTGAATTAtgactatttttattattaggtgaactgtcacttGAATTTGATGAGCACATGTCCTTAAATGTTAAAGTAAAATTTgtctttatatttaattatgaaTCATGCTTGCTACagaagttatttaaaaaaaaagttgtctTTCAGCAATGAGCCATTTAAATGGTCAAAAGATGTTTTCGAAGATTGTCCGCGTCGCAATGTCGAAGCACCAGACCGTTCAGTTACCCAGGGACGGTTTGGACGACCAAGGTCTCACCAAAGACTTCACAAACTCTCCCCTGCACCGTTTCAAAAAGCCCGGCTCCAAGAACTTCCAGAACATCTTTCCTCCTTCTGCCACGCTGCATCTGTCAAACATCCCGTGAGTAAAGCTCTCTTTGCCTCTTGTCAATCTTTGTGTCAGTCGTCAGCCGCCCAAGTCATTTTTCTGTCATGTTTGAAGGCAAGACATAACTGAAGAAGACCTGAGAGTCCTGTTCTCCAACTCCGGTGGCACTGTGAAAGCTTTCAAGTTTTTCCTGTAAGTCTGTGACCATTTAGATCTTCTTTAATATATGTAGCTTAACTATCCTGCAGGATTGTAGAAATGATGAGCTCCTCAGATAATGAATACAGTTCTAGTTTGACTTCCTGATGTTATAAACTGTGTTCTTTATGTTCTTTTATGTGTGTAATCGTGTTTGCCTGGACGTTTTTGTCTGCAGAGATCACAAAATGGCTCTTATTCAGATGACCACAATTGAAGAAGCCATCCAATGCCTAATTGACCTCCACAATT comes from Triplophysa rosa linkage group LG23, Trosa_1v2, whole genome shotgun sequence and encodes:
- the ptbp2a gene encoding polypyrimidine tract-binding protein 2, encoding MDGIGDVTVGVKRGSDELLSSGVYNNPSSGFSSISGATSNGSDSKKQKVEDRVGDSLPSRVLHIRKLPSDVSEAEIISLGLPFGKVTNILTLKGKNQAFLELSTEEAAMTMVNYYSAVTPHVRNMPVYIQYSNHKELKTDNSNQSGGTPTSNSSDGGGSPSSPVLRIIIDNMFYPVTLDVLQQIFSKFGTVMKIITFTKNNQFQALLQFNDPASAQQAKVALDGQNIYNACCTLRIDYSKLVNLNVKYNNDKSRDYTRPELPAGDGQPPLDLSVAAALGKDSSSLLGKIPGALNPLTAAAAAAAAAGRVALSGHSGTTGVLLVSNLNEEMVTPQSLFTLFGVYGDVQRVKILFNKKDSALIQMADMNQAQLAMSHLNGQKMFSKIVRVAMSKHQTVQLPRDGLDDQGLTKDFTNSPLHRFKKPGSKNFQNIFPPSATLHLSNIPQDITEEDLRVLFSNSGGTVKAFKFFLDHKMALIQMTTIEEAIQCLIDLHN